A genomic segment from Pseudoduganella chitinolytica encodes:
- a CDS encoding LacI family DNA-binding transcriptional regulator → MPARRPTMTDIAKQAGVSQSTVSLVLNDVRGTKVSKATRELVLAIAREIGYPQVRHPRSGAAPQRNLILYLTDELATSPHAMQTIDGATNHAWEHDCIVSVFATRSDPAREAAILAQMLANPALLGVIYGTIFTRQARVPAALGGGRVPVVLLNCHARDHAFPSVVPGEVLGGYAATMHLVDAGHRRIGLINGEPWLEAASERHKGYRQALTTADIPYDPVLVREGDWQVGSGFEHALALLRLPDPPTALFCANDLMAVGAIDAARQLELAIPGRLSIVGYDDQDMARYIHPPLTTVLLPNYEMGRWAAETLIAQARGGAPGLRQHIKMECPLVVRESVAQPARET, encoded by the coding sequence ATGCCCGCGCGCCGCCCGACGATGACCGATATCGCCAAGCAGGCGGGCGTGTCGCAGTCCACGGTGTCGCTGGTGCTGAACGACGTGCGCGGCACCAAGGTGTCGAAGGCCACGCGCGAGCTGGTGCTGGCGATCGCGCGCGAGATCGGTTATCCCCAGGTGCGCCATCCGCGCAGCGGCGCGGCGCCGCAACGCAACCTGATCCTGTACCTGACCGACGAACTGGCCACCAGCCCGCACGCGATGCAGACCATCGACGGCGCCACCAACCACGCCTGGGAGCACGACTGCATCGTGTCCGTGTTCGCCACCCGCAGCGACCCGGCGCGGGAGGCCGCCATCCTGGCGCAGATGCTGGCCAACCCGGCCCTGCTGGGCGTGATCTACGGGACGATCTTTACCCGCCAGGCCAGGGTGCCGGCGGCACTGGGCGGTGGGCGCGTGCCTGTCGTGCTGCTCAACTGCCACGCGCGCGACCATGCCTTTCCCTCCGTCGTGCCGGGCGAGGTGCTGGGCGGGTATGCCGCCACGATGCACCTGGTCGACGCGGGCCACCGCCGCATCGGGTTGATCAACGGCGAGCCCTGGCTGGAGGCGGCCAGCGAGCGCCACAAGGGCTATCGCCAGGCGCTGACCACGGCCGACATCCCCTACGACCCCGTACTCGTGCGCGAGGGTGACTGGCAGGTGGGCAGCGGCTTCGAGCACGCGCTGGCGCTGCTGCGCCTGCCCGACCCGCCCACGGCGCTGTTCTGCGCCAACGACCTGATGGCGGTGGGCGCCATCGATGCCGCCCGCCAGCTGGAGCTGGCCATTCCCGGGCGGCTGTCCATCGTCGGCTACGACGACCAGGACATGGCGCGCTACATCCATCCGCCCCTGACCACGGTACTGCTGCCGAACTACGAGATGGGCCGCTGGGCCGCCGAGACGCTGATCGCCCAGGCGCGCGGCGGCGCGCCTGGGCTGCGCCAGCATATCAAGATGGAATGTCCGCTGGTGGTGCGGGAGTCGGTGGCCCAACCCGCCCGGGAAACCTGA
- a CDS encoding family 43 glycosylhydrolase → MFARMILLAALAIPAVTAMAATEYRNPLELRLPGGALAQNCADPAVLRDPQAVLPTWYLYCTTDPVSKAEKDGKGWRFRLMPIYRSHDLVEWEFVTDAFADRPAPAARTAGLWAPEPVYMNGRFHLYYTITDVDDAHSPEPGCDTDSAIGVATSASPVGPWQPMSGLVVPPRRAGPGCKFHWTYDPDVLAQDDGRHYLYYGSYGGGMFVQRLAADGRSVQGAPIRIGTNWRYEGAEVVRHGDHYYLFASSTNCCAGPLTGYALYVGRATRPEGPFLDRQGVDMAAARVGGTPVLPQSGNRWIGPGHNTVFQDGAGQWWTIYHAVDRNEPWFAAPDLTRRLALLDRVDWVDGWPVVAGGKGPSDTALPAPAFAAGDADALRPPLGPPAEADAGRRLWHETFAAPRLGHAWQWLRRPPAADWRTGKGGLAWRTGAGDLYGDVNTAAVLTRALPAGDVRIDAKLRLDAPEDCCATHVQAGLVVLGDDDNYVKLVVLADAGLHQVEFAKEGSPEQANWPRYGNTVAGTPGQPWTWLRLEIRHAGAEQQIAAWSSQDGKDWVGGGVWTHRLGQGGKPLRLGLVAMGGGARQAVFADVSATRLSAEVAGEQRPRPSGRRRQ, encoded by the coding sequence TTGTTTGCTCGTATGATCCTGCTGGCCGCACTGGCCATCCCCGCCGTCACCGCCATGGCGGCCACCGAATATCGCAACCCGCTCGAACTGCGCCTGCCCGGCGGCGCGCTGGCGCAGAACTGTGCCGACCCGGCCGTGCTGCGCGACCCGCAGGCCGTGCTGCCGACGTGGTACCTGTACTGCACCACGGACCCCGTCAGCAAGGCCGAGAAGGACGGCAAGGGCTGGCGCTTCCGGCTGATGCCGATCTACCGTTCGCACGACCTGGTCGAGTGGGAGTTCGTGACGGACGCCTTTGCCGACCGGCCCGCGCCGGCGGCCCGCACGGCCGGGCTGTGGGCTCCCGAACCCGTGTACATGAACGGCCGCTTCCACCTGTACTACACGATCACCGACGTCGACGATGCCCACAGCCCCGAGCCGGGCTGCGACACCGACAGCGCCATCGGCGTCGCGACCAGCGCCTCCCCCGTCGGGCCGTGGCAGCCGATGTCCGGCCTGGTGGTGCCGCCGCGCCGGGCGGGACCCGGCTGCAAGTTCCATTGGACGTACGACCCGGACGTGCTGGCGCAGGACGACGGCCGGCATTACCTGTACTACGGCAGCTACGGCGGCGGCATGTTCGTGCAGCGCCTCGCCGCCGACGGCCGGTCGGTGCAGGGCGCGCCCATCCGCATCGGCACCAACTGGCGTTACGAGGGCGCCGAAGTGGTACGGCATGGCGACCACTACTACCTGTTCGCGTCGTCCACCAACTGCTGCGCGGGGCCGCTCACGGGCTACGCGCTGTACGTGGGCCGGGCGACGCGGCCGGAAGGGCCGTTCCTGGACCGCCAGGGCGTCGACATGGCGGCCGCCCGCGTCGGCGGCACGCCCGTGCTGCCGCAGAGCGGCAACCGCTGGATCGGCCCCGGCCACAATACGGTGTTCCAGGACGGCGCCGGCCAGTGGTGGACGATCTACCATGCGGTGGACCGCAACGAGCCGTGGTTTGCCGCGCCCGACCTGACCCGCCGCCTGGCCCTGCTGGACCGGGTCGACTGGGTCGACGGCTGGCCGGTGGTGGCGGGCGGGAAGGGACCTTCCGACACCGCCTTGCCCGCACCTGCCTTCGCGGCCGGCGATGCGGATGCGCTGCGCCCGCCGCTGGGCCCCCCGGCCGAGGCCGACGCCGGCCGGCGCCTCTGGCACGAGACGTTCGCCGCCCCGCGCCTGGGCCACGCCTGGCAATGGCTGCGCCGCCCGCCCGCTGCCGACTGGCGGACGGGCAAGGGCGGCCTGGCCTGGCGCACGGGTGCCGGCGACCTGTATGGCGACGTCAACACGGCGGCCGTGCTGACGCGCGCGCTGCCCGCGGGCGACGTGCGCATCGATGCCAAGCTACGCCTCGATGCGCCCGAGGATTGCTGCGCGACCCACGTGCAGGCCGGGCTGGTCGTGCTGGGCGACGACGACAACTACGTCAAGCTGGTCGTCCTGGCGGACGCCGGCCTGCACCAGGTCGAATTCGCCAAGGAAGGCAGCCCGGAGCAGGCCAACTGGCCCCGCTACGGCAACACGGTGGCGGGTACCCCGGGCCAGCCGTGGACCTGGTTGCGGCTGGAGATCCGGCACGCCGGCGCCGAGCAGCAGATCGCCGCCTGGTCCAGCCAGGACGGCAAGGACTGGGTGGGGGGCGGCGTCTGGACGCACCGGCTGGGGCAGGGCGGCAAGCCGCTGCGCCTGGGCCTGGTGGCGATGGGGGGCGGGGCCCGCCAGGCCGTGTTCGCCGACGTCAGTGCGACACGCCTGTCCGCCGAAGTCGCGGGCGAGCAACGGCCGCGCCCAAGCGGACGACGTCGGCAATAA
- a CDS encoding glycoside hydrolase family 2 protein, with amino-acid sequence MLDDQAAHHDPASVPFDRTIIVPYPPEARASGLHDTGFRRRVWYKRIVGLDDNLLPAPDERLMLHFGAVNHRARVWINGHFAIQHKGGHSPFSIDVTRYLSSRTLEIVVQAEDDPHDMHKVRGKMDWELEPHSIWYPRTTGIWRTVWMEKVAYSHIARLRWTADVFTWQVRLDADVAHLPKNSTLNVVLRLGDQVLVSDRCLLTGDCLSRLFQLPDPGIDDARAHWMWSPESPQLIDAEITLHAEDGLVLDHVVSYTALRTVSVDGDRFLLNSRPYYLRMVLDQGYWPDSLMVASAEQLRHDVLLIKRLGFNGVRKHQKSEDPRWLYWCDVLGLCVWAEMPSAYGFSSETVHGVMEEWKELVERDISHPCIVAWVPTNESWGVPELMHDRRQVDFVRAMYHMTRALDGTRPVVGNDGWEMPCGDFVNVHDYHIDPEELYARYGKRENLPYTFEHVRPARRRLVIDGFSGIDKPLFLSEFGGIACMEETDPKGWGYSVAKDGAELLARYRELMAAIHRCRALSGFCYTQLTDTFHEKNGLLTEQRVPKAPIEALAEATRGPEASLHDWYVDPLGHSLLWREKHATKELPDWLDSGTSADVRIALQEPAAEVSSPGDAATAGESGAAGAGRDDQPGTSGPPGPHVR; translated from the coding sequence ATGCTGGACGACCAGGCCGCCCACCACGACCCCGCCAGCGTGCCGTTCGACCGTACCATCATCGTGCCTTATCCGCCCGAGGCCCGCGCCAGCGGCCTGCATGACACGGGCTTTCGCCGGCGCGTCTGGTACAAGCGCATCGTCGGCCTGGACGACAACCTGCTGCCGGCGCCGGACGAACGCCTGATGCTGCACTTCGGCGCCGTCAACCACCGCGCCCGGGTCTGGATCAACGGCCACTTCGCCATCCAGCACAAGGGCGGCCACAGCCCGTTCTCCATCGACGTTACCCGCTACCTGTCCAGTCGCACCCTGGAAATCGTCGTGCAGGCCGAGGACGACCCGCACGACATGCACAAGGTGCGCGGCAAGATGGACTGGGAGCTGGAGCCGCACTCGATCTGGTACCCGCGCACGACCGGGATCTGGCGCACCGTCTGGATGGAGAAGGTGGCCTACTCGCACATCGCCCGGCTGCGCTGGACGGCGGACGTGTTCACGTGGCAGGTCCGCCTGGATGCGGACGTGGCCCACCTGCCGAAGAACAGCACGTTGAACGTGGTGCTGCGCCTGGGCGACCAGGTGCTGGTGTCGGACCGCTGCCTGTTGACGGGCGATTGCCTGTCGCGGCTGTTCCAGCTGCCCGACCCGGGCATCGACGACGCCAGGGCGCACTGGATGTGGAGTCCCGAGAGCCCGCAACTGATCGATGCCGAGATCACCTTGCACGCCGAGGATGGCCTGGTGCTGGACCATGTGGTCAGCTACACGGCCCTGCGCACGGTGTCCGTCGATGGCGACCGCTTCCTCCTCAACAGCCGGCCGTACTACCTGCGCATGGTGCTGGACCAGGGCTACTGGCCGGACAGCCTGATGGTGGCATCGGCCGAGCAGTTGCGCCACGACGTGCTGCTGATCAAGCGCCTCGGCTTCAACGGCGTGCGCAAGCACCAGAAATCGGAGGATCCACGCTGGCTGTACTGGTGCGACGTGCTGGGGTTGTGCGTGTGGGCCGAGATGCCGTCCGCCTACGGTTTCTCCAGCGAGACCGTGCACGGGGTGATGGAGGAGTGGAAGGAACTGGTCGAGCGCGACATCTCGCACCCGTGCATCGTGGCCTGGGTGCCGACCAACGAATCGTGGGGCGTGCCCGAGCTGATGCACGACCGCCGCCAGGTGGACTTCGTGCGTGCCATGTATCACATGACGCGGGCGCTGGACGGCACCCGCCCCGTCGTCGGCAACGACGGCTGGGAAATGCCGTGCGGCGATTTCGTCAACGTGCACGACTACCACATCGATCCGGAAGAGCTGTATGCCCGCTATGGCAAGCGCGAGAACCTGCCGTACACGTTCGAACATGTGCGCCCGGCCCGGCGCCGTCTCGTCATCGACGGGTTTTCCGGCATCGACAAGCCGTTGTTCCTGTCCGAATTCGGCGGCATCGCCTGCATGGAGGAGACCGACCCGAAGGGCTGGGGCTATTCCGTTGCCAAGGACGGCGCCGAGCTGCTGGCGCGCTACCGCGAGCTGATGGCGGCGATCCACCGCTGCCGCGCGCTGTCGGGATTCTGCTATACGCAGCTGACCGACACGTTCCACGAGAAGAACGGCCTGTTGACGGAGCAGCGCGTGCCGAAGGCGCCGATCGAGGCGCTGGCCGAAGCCACGCGCGGACCGGAGGCGAGCCTGCACGACTGGTATGTGGACCCGCTGGGGCACAGCCTGCTGTGGCGCGAGAAGCACGCGACCAAGGAGCTGCCGGACTGGCTCGACTCCGGTACGAGCGCCGACGTGCGCATCGCGCTGCAGGAGCCGGCCGCGGAGGTGTCGTCACCGGGGGACGCCGCCACGGCCGGCGAATCCGGGGCCGCCGGGGCGGGGCGCGACGACCAGCCGGGGACGTCCGGGCCACCGGGGCCGCATGTGCGCTGA
- a CDS encoding carbohydrate ABC transporter permease, giving the protein MTSIHRRRETLPAMLLLAPFLVAFLLFFLVPALQTFWLSLTDSSLTRTSAFVGLANYATLVQDPSFWAALGNTFYFSLLTVVPLTVLGLVMALLVDRFTRAGAWLQGAFFLPFVLPISVMTLIADWMLQPTSGVVNYLLGMQRAWFADVHWAMPMVAIGTIWWTVGFNMLMFLAGLRNIPRELYEAAALDGARGFALFRHITWPQLRPVAWTALVLQLIASLKIFGQTYIMTTGGPYNTTRVTLHYMYETAFTQSDAGYAAAIATAFVIVVVLLSLLQGWIARRVGGRP; this is encoded by the coding sequence ATGACCTCCATCCATCGCCGCCGCGAGACGTTGCCCGCCATGCTGCTGCTGGCGCCATTCCTTGTCGCGTTCCTGCTGTTCTTCCTGGTCCCCGCGCTGCAGACGTTCTGGCTCAGCCTGACCGACAGCAGCCTGACCCGCACCAGCGCATTCGTCGGCCTGGCCAACTACGCCACGCTCGTGCAGGACCCGTCGTTCTGGGCCGCGCTGGGCAACACGTTCTATTTTTCGCTGCTGACGGTGGTGCCGCTGACGGTGCTGGGCCTCGTGATGGCGCTGCTGGTCGACCGTTTTACGCGCGCCGGGGCCTGGCTGCAGGGCGCGTTCTTCCTGCCGTTCGTGCTGCCGATCTCCGTCATGACCCTGATCGCCGACTGGATGCTGCAGCCCACGTCCGGCGTCGTCAACTACCTGCTGGGCATGCAGCGGGCCTGGTTCGCCGACGTGCACTGGGCGATGCCGATGGTGGCCATCGGCACGATCTGGTGGACGGTGGGTTTCAACATGCTGATGTTCCTGGCCGGGCTGCGCAACATCCCGCGCGAGCTGTACGAGGCGGCCGCGCTGGACGGCGCGCGCGGCTTTGCCCTGTTCCGCCACATCACGTGGCCGCAATTGCGCCCGGTGGCATGGACTGCGCTGGTGCTGCAGTTGATCGCGTCGCTGAAGATCTTCGGCCAGACCTACATCATGACGACGGGCGGGCCGTACAACACCACCCGTGTGACGCTGCACTATATGTATGAAACGGCGTTCACGCAGAGCGATGCCGGCTACGCGGCCGCCATCGCCACGGCGTTCGTCATCGTCGTGGTGCTGCTGTCGCTGCTGCAGGGCTGGATCGCGCGCCGCGTGGGAGGACGGCCATGA
- a CDS encoding carbohydrate ABC transporter permease: protein MKGRHNLGWTIVAAVAGIVLAALWAAPLLWALSTSLRPEYETISPVFHWLPQHWTLEAYGKVLGAGNVPRWLFNSALVALLVTLVTMAVSLMAAYAFSQMRFRGRDTLFVLAMLAFLLPFEALLVPLFRMMNQLGLINTYAGIVLPQVVSPVVIYVFRQFFDAIPADFREAAVLDGASPWRVLWSVYLPMSGNIVWAMAIVTFIAAWNNFLWPFIIVTSNDMMTIPLGLTQTYDAFGVRYAQLMAAALLGALPVALAYVVFQRRVTHGFLAATGLKG, encoded by the coding sequence ATGAAGGGACGCCACAACCTTGGCTGGACCATCGTCGCGGCGGTGGCGGGCATCGTGCTGGCGGCCCTGTGGGCGGCGCCGCTGCTGTGGGCCCTGTCGACGTCGTTGCGGCCCGAGTACGAGACGATCTCGCCGGTATTCCACTGGCTGCCGCAGCACTGGACGCTGGAGGCCTACGGGAAAGTCCTCGGCGCCGGCAACGTGCCGCGCTGGTTGTTCAACAGCGCGCTGGTGGCGCTGCTCGTCACGCTGGTGACGATGGCGGTCAGCCTGATGGCGGCGTATGCGTTCTCGCAGATGCGCTTCCGCGGCCGCGACACGCTGTTCGTGCTGGCGATGCTGGCCTTCCTGCTGCCGTTCGAGGCGCTGCTGGTGCCGCTGTTCCGCATGATGAACCAGCTGGGCCTGATCAACACCTATGCCGGGATCGTGCTGCCGCAAGTGGTGTCGCCCGTCGTGATCTACGTGTTCCGCCAGTTCTTCGATGCGATCCCGGCGGATTTTCGCGAGGCGGCCGTCCTGGACGGCGCTTCGCCATGGCGCGTGCTGTGGAGCGTCTACCTGCCCATGTCCGGCAATATCGTGTGGGCCATGGCCATCGTCACGTTCATCGCCGCCTGGAACAACTTCCTGTGGCCGTTCATCATCGTCACGTCGAACGACATGATGACGATCCCGCTGGGCCTGACGCAGACCTACGACGCGTTCGGCGTGCGCTATGCCCAGCTGATGGCGGCGGCGCTGCTGGGGGCATTGCCCGTGGCGCTGGCATACGTGGTGTTCCAGCGCCGCGTCACCCATGGTTTCCTGGCCGCGACCGGCCTGAAAGGCTGA
- a CDS encoding extracellular solute-binding protein, whose amino-acid sequence MKRRTLIGMLALASMLPARAAEVQVVRMWTLLSGGDGARMRALVEEFNASQQAVRVESTTLKWGEPFYTKLITASVVGAGPDLATIHLSRLPNLAGGGVLRSIAPAELAAVGLAGDDFLPRQWTKSQHAGRTYAVPLDQHPLVLYYNKNLAGKAGLLDAQGNLKPIEGMDALTDALRRVKAATGKAGLTMESAQSSYAIWRLWLSLLAQQGLPVVANGRFAYGPAGEATLARIAGWFQAGYATSGMDYPASTSQFMGGNAGFMINGVWEVPELVRGAKAGTLGFEYGIVPLPKLYADASTWADSHGFALPANGDKPMSAAKAHAVLSFVAYVSRHSLGWAEGGHIPAYRPVAESPEALALQPNAQYAAAAHSVVYDPDGWYMGAAGPLEAIASKFLPAPLAGQLTPADALRRFETEAARLLKKRAPQY is encoded by the coding sequence GTGAAGCGTCGCACCCTGATCGGCATGCTGGCCCTGGCATCGATGCTGCCCGCGCGAGCGGCCGAGGTCCAGGTCGTGCGCATGTGGACCCTGCTGAGCGGCGGGGACGGCGCCCGCATGCGCGCGCTGGTGGAAGAATTCAACGCCTCGCAGCAGGCCGTGCGGGTGGAAAGCACCACCTTGAAATGGGGCGAGCCGTTCTACACGAAGCTGATCACGGCGTCCGTCGTGGGCGCGGGACCGGACCTGGCGACGATCCACTTGTCGCGCCTGCCCAACCTGGCTGGCGGCGGCGTGCTGCGGTCCATCGCGCCGGCCGAGCTGGCGGCGGTCGGCCTGGCGGGGGACGATTTCCTGCCGCGCCAGTGGACCAAGTCGCAGCATGCGGGCCGTACCTATGCGGTGCCGCTGGACCAGCATCCGCTGGTCCTGTACTACAACAAGAACCTGGCCGGCAAGGCCGGCCTGCTCGATGCGCAAGGCAACCTGAAACCCATCGAAGGCATGGACGCGCTGACGGATGCGCTCCGCCGCGTCAAGGCGGCCACCGGCAAGGCGGGGCTGACGATGGAAAGCGCGCAAAGCAGCTATGCGATCTGGCGCCTGTGGCTGTCGCTGCTGGCCCAGCAGGGCCTGCCCGTCGTCGCCAACGGCCGCTTCGCCTACGGCCCGGCCGGCGAGGCCACGCTGGCGCGCATCGCGGGCTGGTTCCAGGCCGGCTATGCGACGTCCGGCATGGACTATCCCGCGTCCACCAGCCAGTTCATGGGCGGCAATGCGGGGTTCATGATCAACGGCGTGTGGGAGGTGCCCGAGCTGGTGCGTGGTGCCAAGGCCGGCACGCTGGGCTTCGAGTACGGCATCGTGCCGCTACCCAAGCTGTATGCCGACGCCAGCACGTGGGCCGACTCGCACGGCTTCGCGCTGCCGGCCAATGGCGACAAGCCGATGTCGGCGGCCAAGGCCCATGCGGTGCTGTCGTTCGTGGCCTACGTCAGCCGCCATTCGCTGGGCTGGGCCGAGGGCGGCCACATTCCGGCCTACCGGCCGGTGGCCGAGTCGCCCGAGGCGCTGGCGCTGCAGCCCAATGCCCAGTACGCGGCCGCCGCGCACAGCGTGGTCTACGATCCGGATGGCTGGTACATGGGCGCGGCGGGACCGCTGGAAGCGATTGCGTCGAAGTTCCTGCCGGCGCCGCTGGCGGGCCAGCTGACCCCGGCCGACGCGCTGCGCCGTTTCGAGACGGAAGCCGCGCGCCTGTTGAAGAAGCGCGCGCCGCAATACTGA